atgaagttatttagtataatttattcaattagattatgttgcgattaaatttgtttgcaaatatatacattgtaattttgtattattttattatgtgtgatatttatgtttaaaatttgaacttgtgaatttatttaggatatgatattttttaaaaaattaagtatcagttatatattgtagagactgaatcataaTGTTTGACATGTTTTATACATATGTAGTtctgttataacgaccggtctaatCAATCAAGTTATCCGATTTAATCatgtttagtcatgcggttcgaccaataatccagtggttcgaccaataaactaaTGACTCAATACCCTCGCCGATTTAATGTAcggtccaatttttaaaacactgatcaCTATCATTCAAATTCGCCGCTTTATCTTTCATTAGAAATCATCTTCAAGacatttattttctcaatttcaATTCAAATTAAATCCTCATTCAATATTTCAATCCATCATCCGCtaaaattttaattatcattcattcattcaatCCATTTTTGCACTAAAGTTAGTTCAAATTGATGTTTAAgtaataaaatttgaaattgaattaaagagaaaaaaacaagaaataaaTTGATAAAGTTCAAATTTAATTACAATAAGAAAATTACAAAATACATATAAGATAATCACACGGATTGTGTGTGATTTTATGCACATGGGCAATCCCATAAAATGTGTATCCTTCTATACCAATCCTGCACAATTATAGCTCATAACTTTCCCTCTAAGTGCCTCACACGAATTCACTCACAAGTCGAATTTCGTCCATTTTACACTTATAGTTGAATTtgaacttgttaaaaaaaaaggaTGTCTTAAATGATCTAAAATGAATTTGTGCTACGAAGAAGGAACTGAAATCGATTGTGAATAACAAAACTTGAGAGCTAACGGATCTACCGGAATAGAAGAAGTCAATTGGTGTAAAATGGTTGTACAAAATGAAGACAAATGTCAATAGTGAAATAATCAAGCACAAGGCTTGATTAGTTGCAAATGAGTTTTTGCAAAGAAAAAACATAGACTTTGAAAAGATATTTGCAGTAGTGGCTAAAATTGAAACCATCTAAGTGCTCATATTTTTCACCTTCAATTactctctcattctctctcacTCTCCATAAATCAAAATTTCACCAATCTTTTAGTtccaaattttaatataatttgcaCCACTGCATCAAGATCTTGCACCAATAACTCTAATTCGAAAACTGAACTAAAGTGTGTCTCAAAGACATACACCCGAAGAGTACGTTACTGAGGGCATGAAAAGAGTAGTGGTCCTTTAGTAGAGGATGCGTGTTTGCTTGTGACAAATAAATGATTTAGTGCGTGtccaataaaattaattatatgtattaaataaaagaacaaatctatttatgataataaataaataaagtacaGCACTAACGTGACAAATGACAAGTTATTTCATGAGCAGGACCACCATTTCTAAATCCTCATTTAACAAATTTTTGTTAACAAAGGAAGTAACAAAAGAGAGAAGGATAAATATCcggaattattttttaaataacgaTGActaaaaaaaattacgcaaataaccacgttTCGGAAAAAATTACGCAGATAACCAGGTTTTTGAAACCCTTAACACGAAGGCGCCATCTTACAtggcttatttttttttttagccCTAGGCGCCATCTGACATGGCACACTCAGTCCAATAAGCCATGTCAAATGGCGCCTcccttcaatttttaggaggAGGAGTCATCTCATATGGCTCCTCCTTATATATTTGTCTTCTATAAATGTACCAAGGCGCCATCTGAGATGGCTTATTGCAGAAAAGCAGCACATAGGAACCACAAATGGCGTCTCCCTTTATCTGGTACAATGATGGCGCCATCTCATATGGCGCCTTGGTGTCAAGGTTTTCTGAAACCTAGTTATTTGCATAATTTTTTCCGAAACAtgattatttgcgtaatttttttaatacatgattatttaaaaaaaaatctaaatatcctctctaattttcaaaataatttttaacaatattttaaaaatatgatgcACAAACTTGcatttatttatcatattttttttaatatattattgtaATTAAAACAATGTTTTTATATTTCcattgttattaaaaaaaatacattacacACTTTAAAATGAGGTCTCATATTCAATCATCAAGGTTTTATAAATGAGAAAATGGGTCatgcactgtcaaccaatcaccaccatgcatccaattaaaacattcttttattttaaaaaaactttaatgacatggcacattcatgactccctattggatgacaatataaaactattttacactgtcagtgcacttcCTTTTAACTCTTTATAAATTTGTCATTTCAATCCACAATATAAACAGCAGCACCCAATTCAAACACTAGAATAACTAATGTATTAGTACTTTTTATACTATTAAGCAAATAAAACTGCCATCagcataacaataacaataatataccACCAACAAAGAAACAAAGGTAATAGAATAAATATAGCAATAAACTTTAATTGAATGTTACATGCCCAAAGGACCAATCTTCAAATTTGTCCTAATCAACGCAATCCCTGGCACCCTGGCACCCACAATTATTGGTTCAAAATTACATAGAAATATTACATCCAAATCCTGTATCATCCCCAAAACTGGACCAAAATGGAGACCTGACTTGAGGAAATTAAATCCAATGACCCTTTTGTAACTTCTTTTTCTACTACAAAATAAATAGATTTAAACTAGAAATAGAACTTTTTTTGATAGAACATTTGCTCCTCCAAGAAGCAAAAAATGACAGGAATGTGAACCTAAAAATTGTAAATATTGGTAGCCAAAAAACCCGGCATTGGCGTTAACCGTCTCAATGCGTCCCAGTGGTTTTCTGTCTCTCCTAAAAGTTACCTTTTTGTAACACTAAACTTGTGAATGAATTTTTCCTCTCATTCTTTATCTTTGTGCTTCCTTTCTTAGTTAATGTAACCATCTTCAACTTCCATCAACAACAAAACTACTTCCGgaaaaaaaataacatatataGTATATACTCGAACCTTTCAGTTGTTAACTGCCTTGCTTCAAGGTCAGCAAAACTGATTTCAGTTTTGCTGAGCCACGAGATGGTCAAGCTGCATCTGTTCGAGCCATGTTCCCAGTACAGCATGATCGGCAGAGTCCATTTGTGCATTCATATTCCTATTCAATCCCTCACCGGATGTTCCCGCGGGCGCAGCGTTTGGGATAGATGTTGTCAATTTCTCTTTGATCTCGGTTGGAGATTCTTTGACAAGTGACTGCACCCATGATAAATCAGGCTCCTCGCCGTTGTTCCCGAGCTCGAAAGAGGAAGATCTACGGAGCTTGCCTACTTCTTCTGCATTGTGAGCCCAATCCAGCTTACCGTTGGGAGATTCCCATTTGGACCAAGAATTGACTGAGCCGGGAGGTGCAAGCATAGAGTTAGAGCCGTGCTCGCGGAAGCTTAGGCTGCGAAATTGTTGCTGTTTGTCGCGTTGAGCCAGCATCGACATCCTTGAGCTCATTGGGGAGATAGGTTCAACATTCCGTGGAGACATTCTTCCTGATGGCTGAACACCATAAGAAGCTGCCTGCAATAAATGATGATCAACATTTTTGGGAGAAAAATTTGTATTCACTGGTGACAGCATGTTTTGCTGCTGCTGAAACTGGTTAAAGACAGCTGATTTGTGAGTCGGAGAAAAAACAGTTGAATTCAGGGTTGGATCGGCATATCGAGGAGAAGAACTCTCGGCGGAAAAGAGATCATCAAGATTTGATGGATTCAATGGCTTCATTCGACCAGAGCGGCTAAGGCTGTTAGAACTCAAATGGTGTGGAGAGAGGCATGCCAACTCATTGATGAGCTGTTGCTGTTGATCATAATCAGATAACATGTCAAATTCATCCATATGAATATCTCGAGCATTGAGTGAAGATCTCAACCGACTGGACTGGAGATTACTTCCCGGAAGATGCAACGCTGGGATGTTTGGCTGGGGCCAAGCACCAGAGTTATGTGAAATTCCATTGCCGGAAGGTGACATGGGTGGAGTGAATGGGGAAGGAGACATAACAGACATCGAAGAAGGTGAGCCAGGCAACATGCTCATGGCTGCAGCAAAATCCATGGCAGAAGATGTGCTTGATCGAGGTGAGGGAACAGCAGAACCGGTTGAAACATACAGTGGTCGAAGCTCTTCAGCTGTGTGGGCAAAGAAGCAAACCCTTCTAGAGCAATTTATCCCATCCTTGCAGAGACGGGTTCTATACTGTGCAGGATGCAACCAGCACTCGAAAACTCCATGAGCATATTCACACATATCCCCTCGCCGGCAAGCACCCTTGCGAAAATCAGGACAAGGAACACAGCTGTAGTGATACTTTCTCGGATCCCTTCTTCGGGCATTCTCCCCTGGATGAACAAAGGGACATTCAGTCCAATCATGGGAATAAGCACGCGAACACGGTCGCACCTTGAAAGAATACATACGGAATTCATCGGTTGAATATATACTGTTTTTGATATCAGGAAGGGACGGATCAACAGGATATTCTTTCTTCTCAGATGCAGCGGGAGAAATAGGGACATCAATTGACTTTAACCTCAACAAAAGATCTGGCGGTGGAGAAGGAGAACCGTTCTCAGGTGAAGCCGACAAAGGAGGAGAATATGTATTAAAGGAATTCGTAATCACCCTAAGATTACATCCAACACTGGGATCATCAGTTTGAAGAAGCTCTTCAAGACTGATTTTCACAAATTCAAGCTTAGGAGGATAAACAATAACATCTTTCGGACGATCCCCGTTAGCATCCACAGAATTGGGATCAGCCCCTGCTGCAAGAAGCAGCTTCACAGCATCAACAGCATTTTCAGCCCCACCTGATGCAGCACAGTGAAGAGCAGTGCTCTTGTCAAGGCCACAAGGCCTATTGATGTCCACATCAGATAGAGAAATAATCAGTTTCATAACATCAATACTACCATAGGTAGCAGCAACCATCAAAGGTGTCCTTCTCTCATTCACCATCTGCTTCGATCCCTTCCTTCGACCATACCACAATCCAATCTCATCAACCGACATAGGATCAAACTCAATCAACCGCTTGAACCCCTCAACATTGTTATTAGCAGCAAGCTCAAGTAAGCTCGCAAAAGAATCTTCAGTGCCAACAGTTAAGTGATTCATGGCGTTGTTTCCTGGTTGAGAATCGCGTGTCAAAACTGGAGATAGAGAAGGATACGGCGCTGGCTTTAACCGCTCCAACTCACAGCACATCCTTTCATTTGCAGCAGATTTAGCTGTGAAGAATAAATAAACCAAAACAAACCCATTAAAGACAAACCTTCAGAAAAACACACATGCAAAATTACATTAAACAAAAAAGCATAACAATGAAACGATGAAGAAAAACATGAAGATTTCAACATACTTCAAACAACTAACAATCAAATTGACTAGAAGAAAAAGGcttgaaagtttgattttatttttcaactcaaatgaaaaaaaacaacaatcatCAATTTACAGACcaacaaagaaataaaaacaacttCATCAGACAACCAAACAACAACATAGTACAATTTCTGATCTCAAAACAACTACCAGAAACAACAATAATAAACGAAACAGTAGcaatactaaaaaaaattattaaaaaaaaacaagaaagaaaattagaaaacaaaCTGTAGAATGAAATCAAACAGCAAATCCATCGAGTAAACTCAACCCAACCATCCAAGTtaataaaaattaacaataaCAGAACATCCTAGATTTATAGAACCCTAAAAAACAAGAACACCATTCCAAGCAAAGCTAAATAATTCCCGACATCGTTTAAGGATCACGCTAATAACCAACTTGTACCATGTTTCACGCACTAGTTTTCATTtccacataaaaaaaaaaaaaaaacacgaaGAAACAAAGTGCGGGAAGAAAGGATTGAAAGTGAATCTTACcactcaataaaaataataataattcagtGGCAAAACAAGTAAGTAACAGGATCGAGCTAAGAGAGTGACGTGTCTTCGGATCTCACGggtgagaaagagagagagttaaAGGAAGAAGAACAAGTTCAGGTGTGTGTGCGTGTGTTTGGATTCCGAGAAAAtcgaaagagaaagaaattatgaagaaaatcgTGACAAGAGAAATGAGAAgccacaaagaaaagaaaaagaaaaaccctCTGCTAATGCTTCTCTCTTTCCTTCTCCATTTCCCATGcgctattttttttttttcaaaaataattaaattaattaaatttaaatttgttaaaaCAATTCAGTTGATAACTTTGCAGAAACATTAGAGACGTTATATACAATTCAGTGCATATCTATCCAAAGAAATTATATCTATTCAGATTGCAAATTCAAACAATACACAAAATAAGACTAATACATGtttttttaaacattattttcAGTTTTGATAAAATCGCCGGGAGacactataaaaaaattaattaattaaaatagtttaattgatTGATTAGTTAATTAAAGAGTAAAAAGATGAAGCGCACTGAGAGTTAAGATTTGATTATTCTTCATCTCTCTGCAGTGACCGGCGCCTTTTTATTGGCTAATCACATCACGCCTAGTCACTGTTTTCTGGACTCGATtgtcattttataaaaatataagggATATAAAGGTAAATTAAATGATGACGTGGCTATTATTCTTTGATTCGCGTGACGACAAAAAATTTCTTGTTGTAATTgtagtaataatttatttaactCCTTTTCATTGGTTAGTTGAAATTTTCTGGAAATTCAGTCCAAATTCACCGCACATGCAAATTCAACCGCGGATCTAGTGTACCGCCGATTAGACTAAGTATTTTTACCATAATAATAATCATGAATCTATGTTTTTGATATATttccaaaacagaaaaaaaaatactataatagcaaaaataataataaatacttgttatttttttactttaataatctaatcaattaataaattaaattgatagTCAAATAGTTTAATAactgaaattttatttttaaataaataaataaaatattataaatttatttttgtgcTCTGTATCTGATGTTTTTGCACAACTCAGAATTAATTTAACTTGattcattattattgttatattattgttatgTTAGAAATAAAATATGAAGAGAAAGCGGTTGAGAAGGTGAAAAGTTAGGGAGAGATTACCGGTTAGGTAAGTAAGAAAGCTTGGGTGACCGGAGGAACCGGTTGCATTGAAGTGGATTGGAATGAGAGGTTGGAATCCGGGTGTACGGATGCGGATTTGAGCTACTAGTCAATTGTGGTTAATGGAGCTAGTCAAATCATGTAATGCGAAAAAAATAAAGGGGAGGAAAAGGCAAGATATGTGCAGCACTCAATAAATAAAGATCAGAAGGGAATTTATAATCTTGATTCATTATGATGAATAGTAGtagaaaataagataaaaaggATAAGAACAAGGATGCGATGCAATGCAATTTTTGCTAATAGTAgattctttaaaataaaataaagcaagaaTAAACTTTAAATATGTAATTATGGAGATGTGATTGTAATGATAACATAGAAAATAGTGTCATCGTATAAAAATGTGTATACAAATACAATGTCATCGTATAGGGCCCCGCTAAAAtctcaaattgctttttcagctgtAAAAATGGGCTAGTACGTATGGGTCAGCCTACCAATCCGAAAAATCATAAGGCTTGGATTTTAAAATTATAActcatattttttctttttagccCAGTCCTAAAAAGTCCGCTATCGATTATGGCTAGCACATATAGATCGTGGGTAGCCCATTAGACccacataaatataaattttaaaaatatatattaatatttatattatcttttcacaaaattttatctatattttattcaatctttcccATTtagatattataaattaatataatcaacatgttttcattatattatattagtttttctcttataataaatattcaaggattattttatacaatttagacatatattgtatttaaaaacacattatagtatttataagagataatatagtacttaaaaatgtattatgttataaataacataaaatttaattttatttataataaatattaaggagtttttattttaattttttaaaataaaaagttcatttagggccgggtagcccgaaaCTCATCTAGGGCCGAGTTCAGGTAGTAAATCTCAAGTCCATATTACACAAGGCCTTTTTGGCCAAGTCCTGAAAACCCGGGACCTTTCAAGACCGACCCGTAGTCCCAGC
The Vicia villosa cultivar HV-30 ecotype Madison, WI linkage group LG6, Vvil1.0, whole genome shotgun sequence genome window above contains:
- the LOC131610370 gene encoding zinc finger CCCH domain-containing protein 30-like, producing the protein MCCELERLKPAPYPSLSPVLTRDSQPGNNAMNHLTVGTEDSFASLLELAANNNVEGFKRLIEFDPMSVDEIGLWYGRRKGSKQMVNERRTPLMVAATYGSIDVMKLIISLSDVDINRPCGLDKSTALHCAASGGAENAVDAVKLLLAAGADPNSVDANGDRPKDVIVYPPKLEFVKISLEELLQTDDPSVGCNLRVITNSFNTYSPPLSASPENGSPSPPPDLLLRLKSIDVPISPAASEKKEYPVDPSLPDIKNSIYSTDEFRMYSFKVRPCSRAYSHDWTECPFVHPGENARRRDPRKYHYSCVPCPDFRKGACRRGDMCEYAHGVFECWLHPAQYRTRLCKDGINCSRRVCFFAHTAEELRPLYVSTGSAVPSPRSSTSSAMDFAAAMSMLPGSPSSMSVMSPSPFTPPMSPSGNGISHNSGAWPQPNIPALHLPGSNLQSSRLRSSLNARDIHMDEFDMLSDYDQQQQLINELACLSPHHLSSNSLSRSGRMKPLNPSNLDDLFSAESSSPRYADPTLNSTVFSPTHKSAVFNQFQQQQNMLSPVNTNFSPKNVDHHLLQAASYGVQPSGRMSPRNVEPISPMSSRMSMLAQRDKQQQFRSLSFREHGSNSMLAPPGSVNSWSKWESPNGKLDWAHNAEEVGKLRRSSSFELGNNGEEPDLSWVQSLVKESPTEIKEKLTTSIPNAAPAGTSGEGLNRNMNAQMDSADHAVLGTWLEQMQLDHLVAQQN